A single window of Aspergillus flavus chromosome 4, complete sequence DNA harbors:
- a CDS encoding NACHT domain protein, giving the protein MSSSYVTENTAANGDSSPQPLLREALENVSKECPTRLGMSPNEILTKSPTVDVFFDAIAAERLRRMPPDGSRLDGALHRASRLAFAVGSLRDSVAGFMDGADEAAMMIWGAILLQLELGIEHVDVIDSLFGQYGRVTLGISLLLQQESYFQTYRALQHEVTEIYAHVLQLVLHVTMEYREAERSQHWQSMSEAVNRSFFCYFNRFTTHWRRMSQVALATGAPKQQTPLDLAAIYQFLELQDRPLHMLLEGHNHSLADGSFAWFDPHLTTFTINRRNMLLVTGNPGSGKSALAQWTMEKLQVSSEFDIWNVIPVSIRSDVPITTLPLSILKGLLTQILDLCVASRKTYESILSGVMNALELAVTGAPDPQVEEQLWTAIRIALQSNMHFMLVVDGVDQIKHSEVTVGPFLQRLQDAVSERNTPSKLIVFSRPLAAAQMPMREATTTQQISMNVSLTQQDLHATLVDMMTSDAAFSGLDTSQRDSLAAAIVPRAQGCFVWAQLTLEAIRNLSTFNEMQSAVKASPHTLGDLIDRHIRSIDLNRVGTQSLLAWLLAAERPLRIQEIEQLLAVDLKTLNITSRTSNTEREVFQPLARLISVHDGFVTFKHHLVRDHIQARALMGQEVPFSLSEAHYDLLIRSLAWVRKSITDEVAVAWDKLRVTARDRYLDAYTLLEYTARYWLSHMLASPIASSKREELNFPKPFRQAMPDSVLFAQLELTNRESQFSRSSIVELYRLAVTVRRSVLGGDSPALLQSLILSARAADMAKASWANDHLYEAWIRSRSQLGPSDPTTRELEQLLVATPEGRGKADQVAGFKTDALRDMALSGWDSSDISFAQRLQYLDRLVKSYRDNNQEDAAYDVSKQFYRQTVMTYGSHSSEAMQAADFLTQHFNIAPPDEMALEIARNKYETMMRSMDATDPRRVAYSLQLAQMYEDSRQPAKAEAVLTRLWSGLSARNLDTSPAWDQKTKVAFYYSQFLRRQGRPDEASTILRQLSADLEAEGGVRSPEMASRAEELRVEAREMGLDDMDRALSLQIWKYYQASGQQYSPEAVTLAESLARVSLPTQGNVENMGALSPEESKLLPGWIDSIASAGAEKRTLPLLTLCHQLATQHIRDEEWRKGSDTAWAVLKHAWPTVEDPQSKAKFASSEAPILANLALDHAYCLFRRLDINTASVVYGNAFRASITADQVAVPSVTAVVKTVVEFYETTFQFEKALVLLHQVSEFFGSRLGDHDKHTIDTRYYEGDLALRLDKRAEAENSYRHIYDACVRDGKVSSSGVKAAVALVNIYVQNKQWDSALEVYRHLWPTLVRFDEKDGYDRALLEGLLPKTYTGYMELLNNKAAQGSHAERYQVASQHQQLCRKLYGPTDARTRDATLTLAALCADSDQHVGEAINNYHQVLNTHDWVSPTESSRALPDMSEPLPISIKHQMAQLYLRQKDNSEPARSLYAEELALAKQQQGLSAPTTLLWLREIARMHAIQKSPESRRQGAALLDDHVDEVVHVTANHEALVDRAHRLAEIYLELGYIDEGNRLIDDLHQRVINETPAAQRQSLNEYRPAVFVAAFEEVFGKQRSSKQVLDELSREGQVYNAFQRSLSSHDLMSTLAAGEKLYTLQTNQKRYSSAQDTQSRLYDYFCNTLSVAQPLRKKDAVQQFYALCRRESLQDDSNINIVTSTMRMVKDLCDRAQFQDAADVTGVFHSFVHLTDGLRSPESIFTAIKLCMYLNGYQTKKCTEEATAKNMSLESQMLLQEIMTKTKELPLEFTELPFAELNDLVTVLGEHEMFEDLEAILTELWTSRIVQKTWSLPAVVWIGRRLVETRFCRGRVSSAIQLGKDICYNLRQVWGNCDPVTLEMTKLLSGLYTASGNHLAAAALHESALAELLNSQTDRQEGAIEAVTQHLELLQHAHARLAKEGQTGTIDAAAAQERVQQIATKFGLSSEQLEAVTGADENVGVWERPRRFSLDVEDLETHHNNLRQTSGSALLNGNAGAKRISISAL; this is encoded by the exons ATGTCTTCCTCATACGTGACGGAAAATACTGCTGCCAATGGGGACTCTAGCCCGCAGCCACTCCTTCGGGAGGCACTTGAGAATGTCTCCAAAGAGTGTCCAACGCGGTTAGGGATGTCCCCAAATGAGATTCTGACAAAATCTCCGACCGTTGATGTATTTTTCGATGCCATTGCCGCTGAGAGACTACGACGCATGCCGCCTGATGGCAGTAGATTGGATGGTGCTCTACACCGAGCTTCGCGCTTAGCCTTTGCGGTCGGCTCATTGAGGGACTCCGTGGCCGGCTTTATGGACGGAGCAGACGAGgcagccatgatgatctGGGGCGCTATTTTGTTACAACTTGAG CTGGGCATTGAGCACGTCGACGTCATCGATAGTCTATTCGGACAGTATGGCAGGGTGACACTGGGAATTTCATTGCTTCTTCAGCAGGAAAGCTACTTTCAGACCTACCGAGCCCTACAACATGAGGTTACAGAGATCTATGCCCACGTGCTACAACTTGTTCTGCATGTCACCATGGAATACCGCGAAGCAGAGCGCTCACAGCACTGGCAATCCATGAGCGAGGCCGTGAACCGCTCGTTCTTCTGCTACTTCAATCGATTTACCACTCACTGGCGCCGGATGTCGCAAGTCGCTTTGGCTACCGGGGCACCTAAACAACAAACCCCCTTAGACCTCGCTGCCATTTATCAATTCCTCGAGCTACAAGATCGTCCCCTGCACATGTTGCTCGAAGGCCACAATCATTCGTTGGCTGATGGCTCATTTGCATGGTTTGATCCACATTTGACTACATTCACCATTAACCGGCGCAATATGCTGCTGGTCACTGGCAATCCTGGCTCAGGGAAGAGCGCATTGGCCCAGTGGACAATGGAAAAGTTGCAGGTATCCTCCGAATTTGATATTTGGAACGTCATTCCTGTCTCAATCAGATCAGATGTACCTATCACAACATTGCCGTTAAGCATCCTTAAGGGTCTTTTAACTCAGATTCTCGATCTCTGTGTCGCTAGTCGAAAGACCTATGAGTCCATTCTGTCCGGCGTTATGAATGCCCTTGAACTTGCTGTGACTGGAGCGCCAGACCCGCAAGTGGAGGAGCAGCTATGGACCGCTATTCGCATAGCGTTACAGTCAAACATGCATTTTATGCTAGTGGTAGACGGCGTTGACCAGATCAAACATTCGGAAGTCACCGTCGGCCCCTTCCTGCAACGCCTTCAAGATGCTGTTTCTGAGCGCAATACGCCGTCCAAGCTTATCGTGTTCAGTCGACCGCTTGCTGCTGCACAAATGCCCATGCGGGAGGCAACCACGACGCAACAGATTTCAATGAATGTCTCCTTGACACAGCAAGACCTTCATGCAACTTTAGTTGATATGATGACATCCGATGCTGCATTTTCTGGTCTTGATACATCACAACGGGATTCGTTAGCAGCGGCAATCGTTCCCCGCGCGCAGGGATGTTTTGTGTGGGCTCAGCTCACCCTTGAGGCTATCCGAAACCTATCAACTTTTAATGAAATGCAATCTGCAGTGAAGGCCTCTCCACACACCTTGGGTGACCTGATTGATCGACATATACGCAGCATTGACCTCAACCGCGTAGGAACCCAAAGTCTTCTTGCCTGGCTTTTGGCTGCGGAGCGTCCCTTACGCATCCAGGAGATAGAACAGCTACTAGCGGTGGATTTGAAGACGCTGAATATTACGTCTCGCACATCGAATACCGAACGCGAAGTTTTCCAGCCTCTAGCTCGATTGATCTCCGTCCATGATGGATTTGTCACCTTCAAGCATCATCTAGTTCGCGACCACATCCAGGCTCGGGCTCTGATGGGCCAAGAGGTGCCCTTCTCGCTATCTGAAGCCCACTATGATCTATTGATACGTTCGTTGGCTTGGGTCCGCAAGTCGATCACTGATGAGGTTGCGGTTGCCTGGGACAAGCTTCGCGTCACTGCTCGTGACCGCTATCTAGACGCATATACTTTGCTGGAGTACACGGCTCGCTACTGGCTTTCCCATATGTTAGCATCTCCAATTGCTAGCTCTAAACGCGAGGAGCTCAACTTTCCAAAGCCCTTCCGTCAGGCCATGCCGGATTCAGTCCTATTTGCTCAGCTGGAGCTTACCAACCGCGAGTCTCAGTTTTCTCGATCCAGTATTGTAGAACTGTACCGCTTAGCTGTTACAGTACGCCGCAGTGTGCTGGGCGGCGATTCGCCCGCCTTGCTGCAGAGTCTGATCCTCAGCGCACGTGCAGCAGACATGGCGAAGGCTTCCTGGGCTAATGATCATCTGTATGAGGCCTGGATACGTAGCCGCTCCCAGCTTGGTCCATCGGATCCCACCACCCGCGAATTGGAGCAGCTCCTGGTAGCCACTCCTGAGGGCCGCGGTAAGGCGGACCAAGTAGCCGGTTTCAAGACTGACGCGTTGCGTGATATGGCACTGTCTGGATGGGATTCATCCGATATTAGCTTTGCCCAACGCCTGCAGTATCTTGACCGTCTGGTTAAATCTTACAGAGATAATAATCAAGAAGATGCTGCATACGATGTTTCAAAGCAGTTCTACCGACAGACGGTCATGACATATGGCTCCCATTCGTCCGAAGCGATGCAGGCGGCTGACTTCCTCACTCAACATTTCAACATAGCGCCACCCGATGAGATGGCTCTAGAAATTGCACGCAACAAGTATGAGACCATGATGCGCTCTATGGATGCGACCGATCCCCGTCGTGTTGCCTACTCGCTACAACTGGCTCAGATGTACGAAGATAGCAGGCAGCCCGCCAAGGCCGAAGCTGTTTTGACCCGACTCTGGTCAGGCCTTTCAGCGCGCAATCTCGACACGAGCCCCGCCTGGGATCAGAAGACAAAGGTCGCTTTCTACTACTCACAGTTTCTGCGCCGCCAGGGACGACCCGATGAAGCAAGTACCATTCTCCGCCAACTGTCAGCAGACTTAGAGGCTGAGGGTGGTGTCCGATCTCCGGAGATGGCCTCACGGGCCGAGGAATTACGCGTCGAAGCACGCGAAATGGGCTTGGATGATATGGATCGCGCATTGTCGCTGCAGATCTGGAAATATTACCAAGCTAGTGGCCAACAGTATTCACCAGAGGCTGTTACTCTGGCAGAGTCACTGGCCAGGGTATCTCTCCCAACCCAGGGTAATGTGGAAAATATGGGAGCTTTATCCCCCGAGGAGAGTAAGCTCCTTCCCGGTTGGATCGATTCTATAGCCTCTGCAGGAGCTGAGAAACGGACCTTGCCACTGTTAACGCTCTGCCACCAACTCGCAACACAACACATTCGTGACGAGGAATGGCGTAAGGGTAGTGACACTGCGTGGGCAGTATTGAAGCATGCATGGCCCACAGTGGAAGATCCCCAGTCGAAGGCCAAGTTTGCTTCAAGTGAGGCTCCTATTCTGGCGAACTTGGCCCTGGATCATGCGTATTGTTTGTTCCGCCGCCTGGACATAAACACTGCTTCCGTGGTATATGGTAATGCTTTCAGGGCGTCTATCACGGCAGATCAGGTGGCTGTCCCCTCAGTCACGGCTGTGGTGAAGACCGTGGTTGAGTTTTACGAGACTACCTTCCAGTTTGAAAAGGCACTGGTTCTCCTTCATCAGGTCAGTGAGTTCTTTGGATCCCGACTCGGCGACCACGACAAACATACAATCGACACTCGATACTATGAAGGTGATTTGGCCTTGCGACTGGATAAACGAGCCGAAGCTGAGAACAGCTATCGTCACATTTATGATGCCTGTGTCCGCGACGGTAAAGTTAGCTCTTCTGGTGTCAAGGCTGCAGTGGCCCTGGTCAACATCTACGTGCAGAATAAACAGTGGGATTCAGCCCTCGAGGTTTACCGTCATCTGTGGCCTACCCTTGTAAGATTTGATGAAAAGGATGGCTATGACCGTGCCCTGCTCGAGGGGCTACTACCCAAGACTTACACTGGCTATATGGAACTTCTGAACAATAAGGCTGCACAAGGAAGCCACGCAGAACGGTACCAGGTCGcatcccagcaccagcagcTATGCCGCAAGTTGTATGGCCCGACCGACGCACGAACACGCGATGCAACCCTTACACTTGCTGCTCTCTGCGCGGATAGCGATCAGCATGTCGGGGAGGCGATTAACAACTACCACCAAGTACTGAATACTCATGACTGGGTGTCGCCCACGGAAAGCTCGCGTGCTCTACCCGATATGTCCGAGCCCCTCCCAATTAGCATAAAGCACCAGATGGCGCAGCTGTATCTTCGCCAGAAGGACAACTCGGAACCCGCGCGTTCCCTGTATGCTGAGGAGCTAGCGTTGGCCAAGCAACAGCAGGGGCTCTCCGCTCCGACCACACTTTTGTGGTTGCGCGAGATTGCCCGAATGCATGCCATCCAAAAGTCTCCTGAATCTCGGCGTCAGGGCGCAGCTTTGCTCGATGACCATGTCGACGAAGTGGTGCACGTTACTGCTAACCATGAAGCGTTGGTTGATCGTGCTCACAGACTAGCTGAGATCTATCTGGAGCTAGGCTACATTGATGAGGGCAACCGACTGATTGATGATCTGCACCAACGTGTAATTAACGAGACACCTGCCGCTCAACGCCAATCCCTCAATGAGTACCGTCCGGCCGTCTTCGTCGCTGCGTTCGAGGAGGTCTTTGGTAAGCAGCGCTCGTCGAAGCAAGTTCTTGACGAACTGTCTCGTGAGGGTCAGGTCTACAATGCATTCCAGCGAAGTCTGTCCAGCCACGATCTCATGTCTACTCTTGCAGCTGGCGAGAAGCTCTACACGCTTCAAACGAACCAGAAGCGCTACAGCTCCGCTCAGGATACCCAGAGCAGGCTGTATGATTACTTCTGCAACACCCTGTCTGTTGCACAGCCGCTCCGGAAGAAGGATGCCGTGCAGCAATTCTACGCGCTTTGCAGGCGGGAATCACTTCAGGATGactctaatattaatatagtcaCTTCAACTATGCGTATGGTGAAGGACCTTTGCGACCGTGCGCAATTCCAGGACGCAGCAGATGTGACCGGAGTGTTCCATTCCTTTGTGCATCTAACCGATGGATTGCGTAGTCCGGAAAGCATTTTCACTGCTATCAAGCTCTGCATGTACTTGAACGGATACCAGACTAAGAAATGCACCGAAGAGGCAACTGCAAAGAATATGTCACTGGAGTCTCAGATGCTGCTACAGGAAATTATGACCAAGACCAAAGAGCTTCCACTGGAGTTCACTGAGCTCCCTTTCGCAGAGCTCAATGACCTTGTTACTGTCTTGGGTGAACATGAAATGTTCGAGGATTTGGAG GCCATTCTTACCGAACTTTGGACCTCGCGTATTGTTCAAAAGACCTGGTCACTCCCAGCCGTTGTCTGGATCGGACGCCGACTAGTCGAAACACGTTTCTGCCGCGGTCGCGTCTCATCCGCCATTCAGCTTGGTAAAGACATCTGCTACAACCTTCGCCAGGTCTGGGGCAATTGTGACCCCGTCACTCTAGAGATGACCAAGCTGCTATCCGGCCTATACACGGCCTCGGGTAACCATCTAGCTGCAGCAGCGTTGCACGAATCTGCCTTGGCCGAGCTTCTCAACAGTCAAACCGACCGCCAGGAAGGCGCCATCGAGGCTGTTACACAGCATCTAGAGCTGCTTCAACATGCGCACGCCCGTCTTGCCAAGGAGGGCCAGACTGGTACCATCGATGCAGCGGCCGCACAAGAACGGGTGCAGCAGATCGCCACCAAGTTCGGCCTTTCGTCGGAACAGCTCGAAGCGGTGACTGGTGCTGATGAGAACGTTGGCGTGTGGGAGCGACCCCGTCGGTTCAGTTTGGATGTCGAGGACCTGGAGACGCACCACAACAATCTGAGACAGACCAGTGGATCGGCATTGTTGAATGGCAATGCCGGAGCCAAGCGCATCTCTATTAGTGCTTTGTGA